The Rathayibacter caricis DSM 15933 genomic sequence CCTGCGCAGGCTCCGCGCCGAGAGGTTGGGGCTGTAGCCGAGCTCCGCGATCGCGGCCTCGACCTTCTCGCGCGTGGCCGGACGGATGTGCGGATAGTCGTTGATGACGTTCGAGACCGTCTTGATCGACACTCCGGACGCACGCGCGACGTCGTGCAACGTGACCGCCATCGGTCCTCCTCCGCTCGGGGGTGCGCCCAACCTACAACGTTGTACCACCGCGCGTCCCGCGGCGTCCTGTTCTCGCGGGACACGGTGTCGCGGCGAGTGTGCGGCCCGGGCGGAGTGGAGGCCGCGCTGTCGTGTCGCGGCCGGGCAGCGGAGGGCGGGTCCTGCACGCTGGAGACTCGACGAGAGGGGGCGCGATGGACGCGCGCGAGCACGAGGTCCGCCGGCGGATGGACGCCCACGAGCTGTACACCGATGCGGGCGAGGGGCTCGCGGCGCTCGAGGAGGAGCGGATCCGCGGCAAGGAGCTCGCGCACGCCTACAACGCGACCGGGCCGCGCGAGGCGGGGGAGCGGCGCCGGCTGCTGCACGAGCTGTTCGAGTCGGTCGGCGAGGGCGTCTGGGTCGAGCCTCCGCTGCACGTCGCCTACGGCAACCGGGTGCGGCTGGGCGAGAACGTCTACGTGAACTTCGGTCTGACGCTCGTCGATGACGTCGAGGTGGTGATCGGCGACCGGGTGATGATCGCTCCGAACGTCACGATCAGCACGACCGGGCACCCGGTCCACCCGGAGCTGCGCCGCGACGGCACGCAGTTCTCGGCGCCGGTCGTGATCGAGGACGACGTCTGGATCGGGGCGGGCGCGATCCTGCTGCCGGGCGTCGTGGTCGGCGCGGGCTCCGTCGTGGCCGCGGGTGCGGTCGTGACGGCGAGCGTGCCTCCGCTGGTCGTCGTCGGAGGAGTGCCGGCGCGCGTGCTGCGGGCCATCGGCGACGAGGACCGGGAGTGGGAGTACCGCGCGCCGCGGGTGCTCGGGTGACGGGGGAGCGAGCTGCCCGGCTGTGCAGGGCGACCAGCCCTGCTGATCGAGTAGGCCGCGGAGGGGGGCGGACCTGCCTGCTGATCGAGTAGGCCGCGGAGCGGCCGTATCGAGATCCGCGGTGTCGGGCGGTGGTGGGTCTCGATACGCCCCTGCGGGGCTACTCGACCAGCAGAGGGGGCGGACCTGCCTGCTGATCGAGTAGGCCGCAGAGGGGGGCGGACCTGCCTGCTGATCGAGTAGGCCGCGGAGCGGGCGTATCGAGATCCGCGTGCTCGGGAGGGGGCGTTCTCCCGGGCTCGGTAGGCTCCGCGGGTGACCCGCTCCCGCCTGATCCTGCTCGACATCGACGGCACGCTGATGGACGGCGGCGTCGTCGCGCCCTCGGCCGCCGAGGCCGTGGCGGGCGCCCGCCGCAACGGGCATCTGGTGCTGCTCGCGACCGGACGCTCGCGTC encodes the following:
- a CDS encoding sugar O-acetyltransferase — translated: MDAREHEVRRRMDAHELYTDAGEGLAALEEERIRGKELAHAYNATGPREAGERRRLLHELFESVGEGVWVEPPLHVAYGNRVRLGENVYVNFGLTLVDDVEVVIGDRVMIAPNVTISTTGHPVHPELRRDGTQFSAPVVIEDDVWIGAGAILLPGVVVGAGSVVAAGAVVTASVPPLVVVGGVPARVLRAIGDEDREWEYRAPRVLG